A portion of the Clostridium gelidum genome contains these proteins:
- a CDS encoding AAA family ATPase, with protein sequence MYEVGMYGGSFNPLHQGHVRCIIEAANQCKELHIIISNGKNRNEIGVRIKYRWVYHIIKHIGNVSLHILEDDSDSKENYTSEYWEDDSKKVKKMIGKKIDIVFCGDDYNEESFYAKCYPESKIYYFKRDEISSTKIRSNPYKYWDWIPNVVRPYFIKKVLLIGGESVGKSTLTINLANYYNTNYIDEAGRELSEKSGNDELMLPEDFTEILLRHKINEIEMLQTSNKVLFVDTDCLITKFYLQFLETNEQERIENEQLADTISAINNYDLVLFLEPDVEFVQDGTRTEEIKKNRKKYSNQIKSIFDEKNIEYQCITGNYQERFLKAIELIDGIEMFLYFDGAVKDIK encoded by the coding sequence ATGTATGAAGTTGGAATGTATGGTGGTTCGTTTAATCCTTTGCATCAAGGACATGTAAGATGTATTATCGAAGCTGCAAATCAGTGCAAAGAGTTACATATCATTATTAGCAATGGTAAAAATCGTAATGAAATTGGTGTAAGAATAAAATATAGATGGGTTTATCATATTATAAAGCATATTGGAAATGTTAGCCTTCATATACTTGAAGATGATTCAGATTCAAAAGAAAATTATACTAGTGAGTATTGGGAAGATGATTCAAAGAAGGTTAAAAAAATGATTGGTAAAAAGATTGATATTGTTTTTTGTGGTGATGATTACAATGAGGAAAGCTTTTACGCAAAATGTTATCCAGAAAGTAAGATTTATTATTTTAAGAGAGATGAAATAAGTTCTACAAAAATTCGTTCTAATCCTTATAAATATTGGGACTGGATACCTAATGTTGTTAGACCATATTTTATAAAAAAAGTATTACTAATTGGTGGAGAAAGTGTTGGAAAATCAACATTAACTATAAATCTCGCAAATTATTATAATACAAATTATATTGATGAAGCTGGGCGTGAATTATCTGAAAAATCAGGGAATGATGAATTAATGCTTCCAGAGGATTTTACGGAAATACTGCTAAGACATAAAATAAATGAAATTGAAATGCTTCAAACTAGTAATAAAGTATTATTTGTGGATACAGACTGCTTAATTACAAAGTTTTATCTTCAATTTTTAGAGACTAATGAGCAAGAAAGAATTGAAAATGAGCAATTAGCGGATACTATTAGTGCAATAAATAATTATGATTTGGTATTGTTTTTGGAGCCAGATGTTGAGTTTGTTCAAGATGGTACAAGGACTGAAGAAATAAAGAAAAACAGAAAGAAATATAGTAATCAGATTAAAAGTATCTTTGATGAAAAAAATATTGAGTATCAGTGCATTACAGGGAATTATCAAGAACGATTTTTGAAGGCAATAGAGCTTATTGATGGCATTGAAATGTTTCTTTATTTTGATGGAGCAGTAAAAGATATAAAATAA
- a CDS encoding nucleotidyltransferase domain-containing protein, whose translation MSAVTKDILNKEEYKFINSNENLANNIIYLTLSGSIGYGTNLDHSDIDLRGVTIERKENIYGFQNFEQFEDIETDTVIYGLKKFVSLALKGNPNILELLGTKDEHIIYMNKYGETLRKNKELFLSKRIINTFGNYATAQLRRLQNALARDQYPQEEKEKHILATVNSQMNHFSSNYTEFPEGSINLYIDKSNKQDKETEILMDINIDKYPLRDFASIYSEMSNIVRDYDKLNHRNRKKDDGKLLKHAMHLIRLLIMGTEILNTHQINTYRAEEHDLLMYIRKGKYSYDELFKMVELYDFKFKEASISTTLPKEPKEEQVEELLISLYEDYYNK comes from the coding sequence ATGAGTGCTGTAACAAAAGATATTTTAAATAAAGAGGAATATAAGTTTATCAATTCAAATGAAAATTTAGCTAATAATATAATTTATTTGACACTTTCAGGTTCTATTGGTTATGGAACTAATTTAGATCATAGTGATATAGATTTACGTGGAGTGACAATAGAAAGAAAAGAAAATATTTATGGTTTTCAGAATTTTGAGCAATTTGAAGATATAGAAACAGATACTGTTATATATGGACTTAAGAAATTTGTTTCATTAGCATTAAAAGGTAATCCTAATATCCTTGAATTATTAGGTACTAAAGATGAGCATATTATTTATATGAATAAGTATGGGGAGACATTACGCAAAAATAAAGAGTTGTTTTTATCAAAAAGAATAATAAATACTTTTGGTAATTATGCTACTGCACAACTAAGAAGGTTACAAAATGCATTAGCAAGAGACCAGTATCCACAGGAAGAAAAAGAAAAACATATACTTGCTACAGTAAATAGTCAAATGAATCATTTTTCATCTAATTACACAGAATTCCCTGAAGGAAGTATCAATTTATATATTGATAAATCTAATAAACAAGACAAGGAAACAGAGATATTAATGGATATTAATATAGATAAATATCCATTAAGGGATTTTGCATCTATATATTCAGAAATGAGTAATATTGTTCGTGACTATGACAAGCTTAATCATAGGAATAGAAAAAAAGATGATGGAAAGCTTTTAAAGCATGCTATGCATTTAATAAGACTGCTTATTATGGGAACTGAAATATTGAATACACATCAAATTAATACATATCGTGCAGAAGAACATGATTTATTAATGTATATTAGAAAAGGCAAGTATAGTTATGATGAATTATTCAAGATGGTAGAGTTGTATGATTTTAAGTTTAAAGAAGCATCAATTAGTACTACATTGCCTAAAGAGCCTAAGGAAGAACAAGTAGAAGAATTATTGATTTCTTTATATGAAGATTATTACAATAAATAA
- the pnuC gene encoding nicotinamide riboside transporter PnuC, whose translation MEKFKQFVKNELYGWSKIEKFWLFFASAVILVLSIYWKDSMVGIFAALTGVICVILTGKGKISSYIFGIFNTVLYAYIALGAKYYGGVMLNLIYYLPMNFVGWYMWKKHINSETQEVVKDKLNLKWQLVTGALCVVCVYGYGILLRYMGGNLPFVDSMSTVVSIFAQILCVKRYMEQWILWIVVDVVTVFMWIAAFFNGGESVATLLMWSIYLLNAIFMFIKWYKESKTIISE comes from the coding sequence TTTAAGCAATTTGTTAAAAATGAATTGTATGGCTGGAGTAAAATAGAAAAATTTTGGTTGTTTTTTGCATCAGCAGTGATTTTAGTTTTATCAATATATTGGAAAGATAGCATGGTTGGAATTTTTGCGGCATTAACTGGCGTTATCTGTGTTATTTTGACGGGGAAGGGAAAAATATCTTCTTACATATTTGGAATATTTAATACTGTTTTATATGCGTATATTGCTTTGGGCGCCAAATATTATGGTGGAGTCATGCTTAATTTAATTTATTATCTTCCAATGAATTTTGTTGGATGGTATATGTGGAAAAAACATATAAATTCTGAGACACAAGAAGTAGTAAAAGATAAATTAAATTTAAAATGGCAATTAGTAACAGGAGCACTTTGTGTGGTCTGTGTATATGGTTATGGTATCTTATTAAGGTATATGGGTGGGAATTTGCCTTTTGTCGATAGTATGAGTACCGTAGTATCAATTTTTGCTCAGATTTTATGTGTAAAAAGATATATGGAGCAATGGATTTTATGGATTGTGGTTGATGTGGTAACAGTATTTATGTGGATAGCTGCTTTCTTTAATGGAGGGGAAAGTGTTGCGACATTGCTTATGTGGAGTATTTATTTGCTTAATGCAATCTTTATGTTTATAAAATGGTACAAAGAAAGTAAAACAATTATTAGTGAATAG
- a CDS encoding GNAT family N-acetyltransferase produces the protein MKYKELTKEHIREIAEIYVDAFNYEPWNDEWTIEIVSKRISQMINCEGFYGLVAYEDDKLIGMILGNHEYYYNGMHFNIKEFCVDLKLRGKGMGSKLFEEFIKRLKSRGIDEVILLTSKTVGTEGFYKKHGFKSFEGIVMMGKEI, from the coding sequence ATTAAATATAAAGAATTAACCAAAGAGCACATTAGAGAAATAGCTGAAATTTATGTAGATGCTTTTAATTATGAACCATGGAATGATGAGTGGACTATTGAAATCGTCTCTAAACGTATTTCTCAAATGATAAATTGTGAAGGCTTCTATGGATTGGTTGCTTATGAAGATGACAAGCTAATTGGAATGATACTTGGAAATCATGAATATTATTATAATGGTATGCATTTTAATATTAAGGAATTTTGTGTAGACTTAAAGCTTAGAGGTAAGGGCATGGGTTCAAAGTTATTTGAAGAATTCATAAAGCGATTAAAGAGTAGAGGTATAGATGAAGTGATTTTACTTACATCAAAAACAGTAGGAACTGAAGGCTTTTATAAAAAGCATGGATTTAAAAGTTTTGAAGGTATAGTTATGATGGGAAAAGAAATTTGA